Proteins found in one Ovis canadensis isolate MfBH-ARS-UI-01 breed Bighorn chromosome 20, ARS-UI_OviCan_v2, whole genome shotgun sequence genomic segment:
- the TBCC gene encoding tubulin-specific chaperone C produces METGGLSAAALANGDLGSQRERTLVPERLQKREHERQLEVERRKQKRQDQEVEGEKSDFFAAAFARERSAVEELLESGDSVERLEEAAARLQGLQKLINDSVLFLAAYDLRQAQEVLTRLQAALAKRRQELQPKKRFAFKTRKKDAASATQVDSAPVAPAAEGILTSPPPLKEEGDFDSSWICGFSNLQSQVLEKRAEELHQQDVLLTQLRNCTIKLYGNPNTLRLTKAQGCTLLCGPVSTSVFLEDCSDCVLAVACQQLRVHTTKDTRIFLQVTSRAIMEDCTGIQFAPYTWSYPGIDKDFEGSGLDKNKNNWNDVDDFNWLARDVASPNWSVLPEEERRIQWD; encoded by the coding sequence ATGGAGACTGGTGGTTTGTCCGCAGCTGCCCTAGCGAACGGGGACTTGGGATCCCAGCGAGAGCGGACCCTGGTGCCCGAGCGGCTTCAGAAGCGAGAACATGAGCGGCAACTGGAGGTAGAAAGGCGAAAGCAAAAGCGGCAGGACCAGGAGGTGGAAGGGGAGAAGAGCGACTTTTTCGCCGCTGCCTTCGCTCGGGAGCGATCGGCCGTGGAAGAGCTTCTGGAAAGCGGGGACTCCGTCGAGCGGCTGGAGGAGGCGGCCGCTCGGTTGCAGGGGCTTCAGAAACTTATAAACGACTCAGTTTTGTTCCTGGCCGCCTACGATTTGCGGCAAGCGCAAGAGGTGCTGACGCGGTTGCAGGCGGCCCTGGCCAAGCGGCGCCAGGAGCTTCAGCCTAAGAAGCGTTTCGCTTTCAAGACCCGCAAGAAGGATGCTGCTTCAGCCACGCAAGTAGATTCGGCTCCCGTCGCCCCGGCGGCGGAGGGCATCCTGACCTCCCCGCCGCCCTTGAAGGAGGAGGGAGATTTCGACTCCAGCTGGATCTGCGGCTTCTCCAATCTGCAGTCCCAAGTTTTGGAGAAGAGAGCTGAGGAGCTGCACCAGCAGGACGTCCTTTTGACCCAACTGAGAAACTGCACGATCAAACTCTATGGCAATCCCAACACCCTGCGGCTGACCAAGGCCCAAGGCTGTACGCTGCTCTGCGGTCCAGTGTCCACCTCCGTGTTCCTGGAGGACTGCAGTGACTGCGTGCTGGCCGTGGCCTGCCAGCAGCTCCGCGTACACACCACAAAAGACACCCGCATCTTCTTGCAGGTGACCAGCAGGGCCATCATGGAGGACTGCACCGGGATCCAGTTCGCCCCCTACACCTGGAGCTACCCTGGCATCGACAAGGACTTCGAGGGCTCTGGTTTAGACAAGAACAAAAATAACTGGAACGACGTTGACGATTTCAACTGGCTGGCCCGGGATGTGGCCTCTCCGAACTGGAGTGTTCTTCCTGAAGAAGAGCGAAGGATCCAGTGGGACTAA